The genomic region GAGCTCCTTGTTGATCTGGATCATCGACGCCGAGGCGGTGCGTATTCCGTAGGGCATAAATTTCGTAATGTAGGCGAGCAGCAAGATCCAGATGGTCCCGTAAATATTTAAGAAGCTTAGAACCGTTGCGCTTTCCGAAATCTTCGCCAGGGTCAGGTAAACCCATATCAGGCTCACCCCTAAAACGATCCCCGGCATGGCGATCGGAATGAACGCCATGCTGTCGAGGAAACCTCTGCCGGGGAGCTTCGATTTGACTGTGATCCAGGCGATCACGGAAGTAAGGAGCATCACCAGGGTCGCGGACCCTACCGACAGGTAGAAGCTGTTTTTGAAAGCGGTCAGCGCCAGCGGGTAGGTCAGCACGTAGTGATAATTGGCGAGGGTAAGCTTTTCCAACAGCTCCATCGACGGAACCCCGTAATACGGAATAAACGAGGACCAGAGAAGGATAAACACCGGGCAAATGACCGCCAGAAGAAAAATCAGAAAAGCGCTGGCGCAGGTCAGATATTTCCACGGTCCGAGATCGATGACGCGCGGGCGGTAGCCCTTGCCCGTCACGGTCGCATAGCGTTCTTCTCTGCGGGTGACCCTCTGATAGATGAGAACTCCGACGGTGCTAATCGCAAGCAGAGTCACCGCATACGCGCCGGCCAGGCCGAAATCCGACGGAAATTGATGGATCGCAAGGAAGATCTTCGTGGTAAAGACCGATATCCTCGCCGGAACGCCCACCAGCGCCGGGACCTCGAAGGATTCGATCCCCCGAATGAACATAACGAGCAATACGCCGAACATGGCCGGCCGCATGAGCGGAAGAGTGACCTTTCTGAAGGTCGTGAACGTGCTCGATCCCGCCGTCAGCGCCGCCTCTTCCAGGGAGGTGTCCATGTTGCGGAACGCCGCCGCCATCAGGAGAAAGACCAAAGGATAAAGATGGATGGCCTCAGACCAGATCATCCCGCCCATCGAATAGACATTAAAAGGAGCCGCCTCCAACCCAAGCGCCGCCTTCACCACCAGGTTGATGAGCCCGATCTTGGGGCTGAGGAGCAAAATCCAGGCGATCGTGCTCAAGATTCCCGGGATGATAAAAGGAATCAGGGCCATGACGACAAAAAGCTTCTTAAAAGGAGTATTGGTCCGCTCGTTGATCCAGGCGAGATAGGTGCCGATGAGAAACGAAAGAGCGCAGGTGCCGACGGCGTATTTGATGGAATTCCAGAAAAGAAGGTAGAACTCCCGGTCGAAGTACGCCTTGATGTAGTTTTGGACGGTATAAGTCGCGCCGGGCTCCCCGATCGGGGCGCTGCGGATGCTGCCGTAAAGCAGCATGACAAGCGGAATGCCGGCCAAATAGAGAACGAACAGCGAACAGCCTATCAGGATCAGGCTCTGGGTATTTAGGTACCGCCTCATTAACTATTTTTCTAAAACCGTCAAAAAGTCCCGGCGATCAACCTCTGGCGCCCGTATTGATGTCATGCACGATCTGGTCGGCCGCCATAGACTTCCGGACTTCTTCCTCGATTCGGTTCCACAGATAGTCCTCGTACTCCAAAAATTGCTTGCTGCGCTTGACCTCCAGCTTGCGGGGACGGGGAATATCGATTTTCAGGACGTCCTTCACCCGACCCGGCCGGGCGGCAAAGATGATAATTCGATCCGCCAGGTAGATCGCTTCGTTGATCTGGTGCGTGATGAAGAGAACCGTTTTCTTGGCCTCGTTCCAAATGCGCAGCAGCTCGAGCTGCATGATTTCCCGGGTCTGAGCGTCCAGGGCCGCGAACGGCTCGTCCATGATCAACACGTCGGGATCGACGGTGAGGGCGCGCGCCAGATTGCACCGCTGCTGCATGCCGCCGGACAGCTCGTGCGGGTAATGGTCCTCGAAGCCGGCCAGCCCGACCAGCTTGATGAACTTGAGCGCGCGCTCTTTGTCCGCTTCGCCGTTGCTGCGCCCCCGGCATTCCAGGCCGAACATGACGTTCTTCAGGACCGTCCGCCAGGGCAGGAGACAGGCATCCTGAAACACCATCGCGCGGTCCGTCCCCGGCCCGGTGACCTCTTTGCCGTCCAAAAGGATCTTTCCGCCAGTGGGCTTGAGCAGCCCGTCGGCGATGTTGATGAAGGTCGTCTTGCCGCAGCCGCTCGGTCCCACGATCGTGACGAACTCGCCTTCTTCGACCGACAGGTTGACGTTCTCCAGCGCCAGGAGCCTGCCGCCGGTTCGCGGCTGATAATACTCCATGTTCAAGCCAACCGACTGTACTTTAATTCTTGCCATTCGAACCTCCCGGAAACGCGGCCAATATCTTGCGAGTTGAAGAACTTCTCAGCAGGCTAAGCTTTTCATAAATCCGCTACCCTGCGCAAGGTCTCGTCACTTTTCTTGACAAGGGGCGGACGATCGGATAGGGTCCTTTCGAATCGGCACTTTTATACGTAAAAAAACCAGAATGCAAGAGGTGGAGGCTGGCATCATCGGCCTCCATTTTTTGTTGGATCAAAAATCGAGGAGGAAGGTTCGATGAGCGCGGATTTGGTGATCAAAAACGGCACGGTCGTGACCCCGCAAGAGACTTTCAAGGGCGGCGTGGCGATCAAAGACGGCGTGTTCGTCGCCATCGGCACCGACGACAGCCTGCCCAAAGGCAACGAGGAGATCGACGCCAAAGGAAACCACGTTCTTCCCGGCATCATCGACGGCCACGTCCACTTCAGGGAGCCCGGGCTCGGCCACAAAGAGGATTTTACCAGCGGCTCGACCGCGGCGGTTTGCGGCGGCGTCACGATGATCATGGACATGCCCAACGTCCAGCCGCCGACCGCCGACGCGGAAAAAGTAAAAGAGAAAATAAAAATCGCCGAAGGAAAATTTTTAACCGACTACGCCTTCTACGGCGTCGTGGTGCAGACCAACACGGGCGACATTCTGCCGATGGCGGAAGCGGGCGTCATCGGCTACAAGATTTTTTTCGGCGAGACGATCGGCAATCTGCCGTTTCCCGACGACGGCATGTGCCTGGAGGCGTTCGCCAACATCAGCAAGTCCGGCTTGCCGCTCGGCATCCACGCCGAGAACCGCCAGATCATGGCCTACTACACGAACAAATTAAAAGCCGAAGGCAAAACCGATCCGGTTTACTGGGAGGCTTCGCGTCCCGCCATCTGCGAGGCGGAGTCGGTGGCGCACGCGATCTTTTTCGCCGAGATGTTCAACACGAAACTCCATGTCTACCACATGAGCTCCAAGCAGGCCGCGTGGATGGTGCGCGACGCGAAAGCGAGAGGCCTCAGGGTGACGGCCGAGACCGGACCGCATTACCTGCTGCGAGAACCTAAAGACATGGAAAAGGTCGGACCGCTCCTCAAAATGAACCCGCCGGTCAGGACCCGAGATCACGGCGAAGTGCTTTGGGACGGACTCCTCAACGGTTACGTCGATATGATCGCGACCGATCACTCGCCGCACACGCTCGAAGAAAAAGGCTCGGATATTTACGGCAAGATGACCAAGCCGGCGATCTGGGATTGCATCTCCGGCTTCTGCGGCGTCGAGACCGCCGTCCCCGTGCTGCTCACCGAAGTCAACAAAGGCCGGATGACGCTCAACCACTACGCGCAGATCACTTCGCAAAATCCCGCCAAGGTATGGCAGATCTATCCCAAGAAGGGCGCGATCCGCTTGGGCTCGGACGGAGACTTAACGATTGTCGATATGAACAAAGAAGGAACCATCGACGTCAACAAGCTCCACAGCAAGAACAAGCCGAGCCCCTGGCATGGCTGGAAGGTAAAAGGCATGCCCGTCTGCACGGTCGTGCGCGGCAACGTCCAGATGCGCGACGGGGAGCCGGTCGGAAAACCGATTGGGAAATTGGTCAGGCCGAATCCGAGATAAACGGGTAGGGGCGGGTTTAAAACCCGCCCCTACAATTTTCGTTCCGCCGCGTTCAGCGCTGCCTGCAAAATCACTCCGTGTAAATCCACGGCCGTCAGGCCGCAGTACTCCAGACTGTAACCGGGCCGTACCTCGGCCATGCCGTCTTCGAGCAAACGCTGCAAAACCATGCGGCGAAAGCCGCCGTGGCCCATCACGCCGTCGTGCTCTTTGAGGTCGGCCTCTTCGTGCGTGGAAAAATATACCGCCTGCTCGCGCGTTAGGCCGTAGTGAGTGGTGAGCGCCTTGAAGAAATCCGCCGACCAGTAGCCGGTCTGCTCTTCGGTCGCGCCCGCCGCGTAGAACTCCGCCACCGTTCCTTCCCAGAGAATCGCCCGCTTGAAATCGATCTTGGCGCGGAACTCGGCGAGCATCGGCGCGACGAAAATTTCATCTTCCGTGATGCCGAGCGCCCTGGCGGTTTCGACGACGACGTGGACGTGGCCCGGCGGCCTTGGATGGATCAGCTCGTCGGCGAGCTTCTGCGCCATCGGCGCCATCAGGTCGCGGTGCTTGCGAAAGAATGCGATGTGCTTGTGGTAGGAGGCGGCCTCCAGCGTGTTGATCTCGATCGTGTAGGCGCCCCAGTTTTTGAAAAATATCTTCAGCGCGTCGCGCGACAGCTCGCCCGACCTCAGCTTCTGCATGAACGGCGCGTCGGTGACGCGCTCCTTCCACCGCTTGGCCACCTTCTTATAGTGCTCGTCGACGTAGGCCTTCGCCTCGTCGCTGCTCATCATAACTTAGCTCCTACCCTTCAGCTTTCAGCAATCCGCTCTTCGAATTTTCTTCCTATCGCCTATTGCCTACCGCCTAACGCCTGCATCTGTACCGTCGTTCCTCTTTTCCTGCACTCCTCCACGAAAATCACGTGGATCTCCGGGTCCTGGTCCCTGTACTCGATCTGCGTGCCGCCGGACTTGATGTCCTGATCGGTCTTGGACAGATCCTCCACCTTGTAAGTGAATCCCCACGGCTTAAGCGCCAGGTAACGCGCCGGCTCGGGACTGGGATTGAAATGCTGATGAAACCAGTCGGCCGGCGGCACGAACAAACTGCCGGGGCGCCAGTCGATGCGGATTTTCGCTTTGCCTTCCTTCCAGAAGAAAGAATAGCCCTCGCCGGTGAGAATCAGGATATGAGCGCCGGGACCGTGGCGGTGGCCGCGCGGGTAAGTTCCCACGGGATACTCCTCGACGTGCGCGCTGATCGTGTTGGCCGCGAGGTGGAGCCGGATTCCCGTCGCGCCGTGGCCGCGCCGCGTGCGGTCATGCAGCTTGAAAGAAGGAATTTCGGGAATGAAATTCGACTCCCACGTGCGGTGGTCGGGGATCTCCGTTCCCACGGCGCTGAAATAACCCTTCTCGCCCGAGAAGCGATCGGCAAAGATGAACGGGTTGCGGAAGATAAAGTCGAGATTGCGAAAGCGGTTGATCATCTGCGGCGCGTCGGTGAGCGCCACGTAGCGCGCCGGCTCGTCGCCTTGCGCGTTGAAATGCTGGTGCCAGACGTTGAGCGGCGGCGAGAAGAGACTCCCCTCCTGCCATTCGAAAGTCTGCTTGAGGCCGCCTTCGTTCCACACCGTCGTCGCCCCGCGGCCGCGAAGAACGTAGATCAACTCTTCAAAAAGATGGCGCTGGGCCTCCGTCTGCCTCTGCGGCGGGATTTCACAGACGTACGCGTCGCAGCTGCGCCCCGACCCGACGAGATTGATAAACGCGCCGCTGACTCCTTTGCGCTTCCAGGGCGCCAGCTCGAGCGACCGCAAGTCTTCGACCGAGTGGCCGCGAACCACGGGCAAGCCTTCGCTCTGTTGCCACAATTCGTATGGCGTCAATTCGTGATAGGCGGCAAGCTGGGATAAATTCATTTTGCCGGACTCCTTTGGAAGGCTGGCTTTACGCGACCCGCAGATTCATCGAGCCGATCCCTTCGATCTCCGCTTTGAGCGCGTCGCCGGGGCCGAGCTGCTTTTGATAGGCCGGCGCGTCCGGGTTGCCGGTGGCGATCAGGTCTCCGGGATAGAGCGTGCTCACCTGCGAGAGGAAGCTCACCAGCTCGGCGACCCCGTTGACCATGGCGTCCGTTCGCGCCGATTGTCTCAGCTCGCCGTTGACCCAGAGGCGCATGAAAAGGTTCTGCGGGTCCTTGATCTCTTCCCGCGTCGTGATCCACGGACCGACCGGGGCGAAGGTCTCGAAGCCCTTGCGCACGCAGCGGCTGCCCGGCAACCCTTTGCCGGAGCCGTACGAGCGCGCGGTCACGTCGAGAATGATCGTGTAGCCGAACACCGCCTCGAAGGCCCGTTCTTTTTTCAGGTTGCGCGCCTTTTTGCCGATCACCACGCACAGCTCGAGTTCGGGAAAAATATTTCCCGCGCCGGGAGGAATGACGATCGCCTGCTCGGGACCGATGATCGCCGACGGCGGTTTTAAAAAAGTTTTCTCGAGAACCTCCGCCGGCGGGGCCGCGCCCGCCGTGCCCCTGCCGCGGGCGGCGTCGAGCCCCCGGCTCCCTCTTTTGTAGTTGGTCGCCGCCGCCCAGATCTTCGATGGGTTCTCGACCGGCGCCTTGAGCTGCTTGGGATCGAGCGGCAGCCGTTTTCCTTTTTCAACGACGCCGGCGAGAGAAGAGCGAAGGCCGTCGTACTCAGTTATGAGATCGATCATCGTCGCGCCTTTCGCCAGCGCGTCGTTTACAAAGATCAACTCGTTGCCTTGCACGATTGCGAGACTGTTTGGTTTCACGGACGCGAATTTCATTCTCAGTTACCTTTCTCTATAACTTTAAACGATCCTATAACTTGACTGGAGAATTTTATCAAACTTCCACAAGCAAAGTTTACCAGTCATACTCTCAAGAGGAGAGGCCGTAGGGGCACGAGGTTTCGGTCCGCGGCCGATAGATTTGTACATAATCCGAACCTTTCCAATCGGACGTCCGCGGCCCTTTCCCTCGCGCCCTTCTTGCTGCAGGGGGTGCGCCGTCACTTCCTCGTTCCACCTCGGTTTTTCTTACCTTGACAGCACCTAATCATCCGCCCTATTTTGCCCGCATCGACTTTAGGCTGGGTCTCCGGCTAGATCCGTTGCTCGCGCAGCATCGTTCCGCCAGTCTCGCCGAGCCCCCAAGCTAAGGAGGGCGACATGAAAAATTATCGACTCGCTGTGGCCGTATCTTTGACTGCTCTTCTCCTCGTACCGACATCCAGCCTCAACGCTCAGGAGGCGCCTTACTACCAAGGTAAGACGATCAGGATAATCGTCGGATTCACGCCTGCTGGATTTTACGATCGTTGGGCCCGGCTCGCCGCGCGCTATTTGCCAAAGTACATCCCCGGCAGTCCGGAAATCATCGTCCAAAATATGGCAGGCGCAGGCGGCATGATCGCCGCCAACCACGTGTATACCGTAGCAAAGCCCGACGGCTTAACTCTTGGTGGACTAAGTTACGGCGCTTATCTGGATCAGCTCGTAGGTCGGAAGGAGGTCCAGTACGACGTGCGCAAATTCCACTGGATTGGCTCACCGGAAAAGAGCGACGTCATATTCTACATGCGGGCGGACAGCCCTTATAAGTCGATTGAAGATATCCGTAACGCGAAGGAACCCCCTAAATGCGGTTCCACGGGCACGGCGGGCTCCGATTACATCCTGGCGCGTCTGTTAGAAGAGACCCTCGGTCTGAAGATCGACACGGTGCTGGGCTATCCCGGCGGGAGTGAGATCGATATCGCGGTGGAAAAAGGCGAAGTGCAATGCCGCGGCATGACCGCCGCGCCTTTCTTCGGCCGCGAGCCGTTTTTGACGTGGCGGAAAAAGAATTTCGTGCGCGTCCTTTTATACGGCGGCCAGAAAAGGGATGCGCGGATTCCCGATACTCCGACGATCTACGAAATCTTCGATAGAGAAAAGACGCCGGAAGAGGCTCGCCGCGTAGCGAACGTGATATTGCGGGGCGGAGATTTCGGCCGCCCGCTGGTGGCGCCGCCCGGCACTCCGCAAGCCAGGGTGGAGATACTGCGCGCGGCTTACGCGAAATCTTTGAAGGATGAAAGCCTGTTGCGCGAAGCCGAAAAAGGCCGAATGGAAGTCGAATTCGTGAGCGGCGAGGAACTTCAGAAATTGGCGGAAACGATTGTGAATCAACCCCCCGCGGTGATAGCGCGCGTCAAAAAGGTTTTAGGGCAGTGAAGGAATGACGGCGTTACCGCCGCTAAGTAACTTCACGTTGTGATCTCTCCTCTTCTCCGTTACGATCACGGCGATGGGTAGCGCGAAGGCGGCTGATATCACGGTGCTCAGCGCGGGCGCCGTCGAGCCGGGGCTGACGAAAGTTATCGCTGCGTTCCGGCGCGAGACGGGCAGAACGGTCAAAGTCGCCTTCGCCACCGCGCCGGCGATCCTCAAACGCATCGGCGGCGGCGAGACGGCGGACGTGGTAATTGCGCCGCCGGCCGTGTTGGACGAGATCGTCAAGGCCGGGAAGGCCACGCCGGCCGAGCGCGTGACCGTCGGCCGGGTTGGAATCGGCATGGCGGTTCGCGCGGGCGCGCCGGCGCCAAAGATCGCCACGGTCGATGAGTTTAAACAATCCCTGCTGAATGCCGAATCGGTGGTTTACAACCAAGCCTCGACCGGGATCTATCTCGAGCGCCTGTTCGACCGCCTCGGAATGGCGGAGCGAATCAAAGTCAAAACGACGCGCTATCCGGATTTCGCCGCCGTGCGCGATCACATGACACGAAGCAGACGAAACGAAGTCGGCCTCGGCGCGACGACGGTCATCGTCGAGGCCGCCGACAAGGGACTCAAGCTCGTCGGCCCCCTCCCGGCGGAAATCCAAAATTATACGGCTTACGCCGCGACGGTCGCGAGCCAAGCTTCCGCGAACCGCGCCGAGACGGAATTTATCCGTTACTTGACGACGCCTGCGGCGAAGGCGATATTAGCGGCGGCCGGAATAGAATAGCGGACCGCCGGAGTATTTGGAGTAGTGGAGTAATGGCTCGGAAAGGGAGGCTTCGATGAAGCGCTTCATTATTTGCGGGATTTTTTTACTTGTCGGATCTGTCGTTCTCGCAGAAGTTATTGAAGCGGCGTCGGAGGAATTTTTTAAGGGCAAGACCGTGAGACTCCTGATAGGCGTCTCGGCGGGAGGCGCCTTGGACGACTGGGGACGTTTTGTCGCCCAGCACCTGGGCAAGCAGATTCCGGGAAATCCCGATGTCGTGGCGCAAAATATGCCGGGAGCGGGAACCGTGGCCGCCGCCAACCACATATATAACGTTGCCAAGCCGGACGGCTTGACCCTCGGGCTCGTCAATCCCGGCATCTACGTCGATCAGCTTCTCGGCGCGCAAGAGATCCGCTTCGAGTGGCCGAAATTTTCCTGGATCGGCTCTCCGGAGCGGGTCGATCAGGTTCTGTTCGTGCGCGCCGACACTCCCTACAAGACCCTTGAAGAGATGCGCCGGGCCAAGGAGCCGCCGCGCTGCGGAGCGACGGGGCGCTCGGGACTGGCCTATTTTTTACCGCGGCTCGTGGAGGAGGCGCTCGGCCTCAAGATCACCATGGTGGTCGGTTACGGCGGCGGCGGGGACATGAACATCGCGATCGAGCGGGGAGAGTTGCACTGCCGCGCCGGGACCGTTTCGGCTTATATCGGGCGCGAACCCACGAGCACGTGGATGAAAAACGGCTTCACGCGCGCGCTCGTCCAAAGCGGCGCCACGCGTTATCCGAAGTTGCCCGACGTACCGACGCTCTACGAGCTGATGGAAGCCCAGAAGACGCCCGACGCGACCAAGCGCGTCGCCAAAGTCATGCTCTCCTCCGGCGATTTCGGCCGGCCGTTTATCGCTCCACCGGGAACGCCCGCGGATCGGGTGAAAATTTTGCGCGAGGCTTTCGTGAAGGCGCTGAACGACCCGGCGCTGCTTGCCGACGCGAAGAAACGGAAATGGGATTTAGATCTCACGACCGGCGAGACGCTTGAAACCATCGCGAAGGAAGTTATGGTGCAGCCGCCGGAGGTTGTGGAGAGAGTCAAGAAGCTGATGGAGAATTAGCCTATGGCCGTCGTTTACGATCCGTCGGCGCGCTACGAGATCAAAATCCGGGACGTCGAGTATCGGAAATATCCGGCTAGGCCTCTGATAGCGCGCGTCTACCAACCTCAAGGGGCCGGCCCGTTTCCCGCGCTGCTGGATCTGCACGGGGGCGCGTGGAACGATCAGGACCGCACGGCCAATGCGCCGATGGACGAGAAGCTGGCGGCGAGCGGCATCCTGGTAGCGGCGATCGACCTGCGCCGGGCCCGCGAAGCTCTCTACCCCGCGTCGGTGGCGGACGTGAACTACGGAGTGCGCTGGCTCAAATACAAAGCGCGCGAGTGGAACGGCGACCCGGCAACGCTCGGCGCGCTCGGAAGCTCAAGCGGCGGCCATGAGCTGCAACTGTGCGCCATGCGCCCGCGCGACCCGCGCTACAACGCGCTTCCGTTGCCCGAAGCGCCCGGCCTCGACGCATCGTTGAACTATATAATCGTCCGTTCCCCCATCAGCGACCCGCTAGCCCGCTACGAGCAGGCGAAGAGGATGGAGCGCGAGCATCTAATCAAGGCGAGCGAGAACTACTTCAGGCCGTGGGAGACTATTTTCGAAGGCAACCCGCAGTTGATTCTCGAACGCGGCGAGCCGGCAACTCTGCCGCCGGCGTTCGTCCTCCAGGGCGAGCTCGACGACAACGTGCTCCCCGCGGTGCAGGAGAAGTTTGTCGCCAGCTACCGGAAAGCGGGCGGCAAGATCGACTACGAATTGTTCCTCGGCTGCGAGCATCGGTGGGTTATCAAGCCCGGCCCGCAGACCGACCGCGCCGTCGAGATGATCAAAGCCTTCATCGCGAGGCAGTTGCGCGCGCGCCAGGCCGCGGATTGACGAAGAATCGCCCCGCCGCATTCACCCTCTGGCAATTAATGAATCACCTGCAACAATGTTGTTGGAGAAACGACATGCCACGGCAAATCTCGACGAGCGTCACTATTCTCGCGCGGCCCGCGCTTGTCGCATTGTTGATTGCGGCCGCATCGATACCGGCTGAAGCCCAAGCGCCGCGCTCGCCGACGCCGAAGTCGGTGAGCGGAGTCGTTCAAGCCGAGACCGTCGTGAAAGGGCTGGAGCATCCTTGGGGACTCGCGTTGCTCGCCGACGGCAGCATGCTGGTCACGGAGCGTCCGGGCAGACTGCGCAAAGTCGAACGCGACGGCCGCGTCTCCGAGCCGCTCGCCGGCGTGCCGAAAGTTTTCGCCGAGGGACAAGGCGGGCTTCTCGACGTGGCGCTCAGCCCGGAATTCGGCAGGGACCGGCTCGTCTTTCTTTCGTTCGCCGAGCCCGGCGAAGGCGGCGCCGGCACGGCCGTCGCACGCGGGCGTCTCGGCGAGCGCGGGCTGGAAAATACGCAGGTGATCTGGCGCCAGCAGCCCAAAGTCGGCGGCGGCAATCACTTCGGCTCGCGAATTGTGTTTCGCCCCGACGGCACGATGTTCGTGACGACGGGCGAGCGGTTCAATTATTCGGAAAAAGCCCAGGACCTTTCGACGACGCTGGGGAAGATCGTGCGCATTAATTCAGACGGCTCGGCGCCGAAGGACAACCCTTTCGTCGGCCGCGCCGGCACGCGTCCCGAAATCTGGTCCTACGGCCATCGAAACGTTCAGGCCGCGGCGCTCGAGCCCGACACCGGACAGCTCTGGACCACAGAGCACGGCGCGCGCGGCGGCGACGAGGTAAACCATCCGGAAGCCGGCAAGAACTACGGCTGGCCGGTCATCTCCTACGGCACTCATTACTCGCTGTTAAAAATCGGCGAAGGCACGGCGAAGGCGGGAATGGAGCAGCCGGTTTATTACTGGGATCCGGTGATCGCGCCGTCCGGCATGACTTTCTACACCGGCAATATGTTTCCCGATTGGAAGCGAAATATTCTCATCGGCTCGCTCACGCCGGGAGGCCTCGTAAGACTCGCGATGAAGGACGGCAAAGTCGCGAAAGAAGAACGCTACCTCGGCGATCTCAGAGAGCGCATCCGCGACGTGCGGCAGGCCCCCGACGGCTCGCTTTTATTATTGACCGACTCGGGCAACAGCCGCATCCTTCGAGTTACTCCCGCAGCCCGGCGTTGACGCTCAAGCTGAACCTCACCCGGCGGTGATTCACGCTGACTTGACTCCCTAACCGAGACGACAATGTACTTGCCTCAAGGCGCGCCGTTTGGCAGAATAGGTCTACCATGTCGTGGCTGAGTGAAGTGGATAAAGCGCGGCGGCGAAAGCAGGAGCAAGAGAAAACGCGAAGAAAATTCCTCGACTCGGAGCTCCGCAAGCACGACCCCATGGTGCGCCGAGTGCTCGAAGAGGTGGCGGAATATTTAAAAAAGGTGGAGGCGTTTAAAGCCCCAACCGTGGCCGTCGTATTCCAATCCTCGAATAATTTCCAGGAGGGCAGTTGGTCCGTGGCGGATGAGCGGGAATGTTGCGACATCGTCTACCTGCAGACCATGGACTCGCCGCGTTTTCGCGTCGTCTATCGAAGCGGCGATGTCTTCGATTACGCCTATACCCACGACACAACCGAGGACGAGCTCAAGGACGCCTTGAAGGAAGTCCTGACCTGGAGAGTCAGCATCTGACGAATTCGTTTTAAAGTTTCCCCCTCCGTTTGACGAAACTTCCCCGCCGTTTTATGGATAGTGGGACGCGGCGTCGCGTCCAGCATGGCTAAGCCCACCGACCCACAAAAAGAAATCGAGACCGCCGGCGTCCTTTCCCGTTACCAGCTCCTGACGTTATATTTTCCCGCGTTCGTCCTATCCCTGGGCTACAGCATCGCGACGCCGGCGATCCCGGTGTTCGCCAAGTCGTTTG from Candidatus Binatia bacterium harbors:
- a CDS encoding PQQ-dependent sugar dehydrogenase; the encoded protein is MPRQISTSVTILARPALVALLIAAASIPAEAQAPRSPTPKSVSGVVQAETVVKGLEHPWGLALLADGSMLVTERPGRLRKVERDGRVSEPLAGVPKVFAEGQGGLLDVALSPEFGRDRLVFLSFAEPGEGGAGTAVARGRLGERGLENTQVIWRQQPKVGGGNHFGSRIVFRPDGTMFVTTGERFNYSEKAQDLSTTLGKIVRINSDGSAPKDNPFVGRAGTRPEIWSYGHRNVQAAALEPDTGQLWTTEHGARGGDEVNHPEAGKNYGWPVISYGTHYSLLKIGEGTAKAGMEQPVYYWDPVIAPSGMTFYTGNMFPDWKRNILIGSLTPGGLVRLAMKDGKVAKEERYLGDLRERIRDVRQAPDGSLLLLTDSGNSRILRVTPAARR
- a CDS encoding tripartite tricarboxylate transporter substrate-binding protein, giving the protein MKRFIICGIFLLVGSVVLAEVIEAASEEFFKGKTVRLLIGVSAGGALDDWGRFVAQHLGKQIPGNPDVVAQNMPGAGTVAAANHIYNVAKPDGLTLGLVNPGIYVDQLLGAQEIRFEWPKFSWIGSPERVDQVLFVRADTPYKTLEEMRRAKEPPRCGATGRSGLAYFLPRLVEEALGLKITMVVGYGGGGDMNIAIERGELHCRAGTVSAYIGREPTSTWMKNGFTRALVQSGATRYPKLPDVPTLYELMEAQKTPDATKRVAKVMLSSGDFGRPFIAPPGTPADRVKILREAFVKALNDPALLADAKKRKWDLDLTTGETLETIAKEVMVQPPEVVERVKKLMEN
- a CDS encoding alpha/beta hydrolase: MAVVYDPSARYEIKIRDVEYRKYPARPLIARVYQPQGAGPFPALLDLHGGAWNDQDRTANAPMDEKLAASGILVAAIDLRRAREALYPASVADVNYGVRWLKYKAREWNGDPATLGALGSSSGGHELQLCAMRPRDPRYNALPLPEAPGLDASLNYIIVRSPISDPLARYEQAKRMEREHLIKASENYFRPWETIFEGNPQLILERGEPATLPPAFVLQGELDDNVLPAVQEKFVASYRKAGGKIDYELFLGCEHRWVIKPGPQTDRAVEMIKAFIARQLRARQAAD
- a CDS encoding substrate-binding domain-containing protein, with protein sequence MGSAKAADITVLSAGAVEPGLTKVIAAFRRETGRTVKVAFATAPAILKRIGGGETADVVIAPPAVLDEIVKAGKATPAERVTVGRVGIGMAVRAGAPAPKIATVDEFKQSLLNAESVVYNQASTGIYLERLFDRLGMAERIKVKTTRYPDFAAVRDHMTRSRRNEVGLGATTVIVEAADKGLKLVGPLPAEIQNYTAYAATVASQASANRAETEFIRYLTTPAAKAILAAAGIE